The DNA region GAAGAGAACCCCCCAGTTTATAGGGAAACATTGCTGAAAGATTTCATTGCTTACTATGATAACAAAGGACTCGATGGGAAATCAGCTCTTGCTCATTTTCGGTTACAGCAGTGAATATTGAACTGTAAGATATTTTATTACCAGTTCTTAGTTTATCATAAATCGTAATTATCCTGCAAACTCTGTATACAGGGGTGTTCATGGTAATAACTAAACCATATCCATTTCATAACCAGTATTTAGGATTTGGTTTTAAGAACTAAACTACTTTTAGAAAGTGGTTATGATTAAAATCCAGTTTGGTTAAGGACGACAGACTGTATATGCTTTCATAGCCATTGCTAAGCCTAGGTGAAGGAGAAATGGTGTGTTAGGCCTTTGGCAGCCAACTAAAACTAACCAGTATCTTTAATATGGATCAAACACGACAGACATTGGGTGATTCATATAGCCGATCTCACTTAATGGGATCTagctttgttgttgttttgtaaTGGTCCTCCATCTGATTAGTGGGGGGAACTAGTTATAGACAAAAAAATTGCTGCATTTTAACATACAAAATATATTGTTTATAAGAAAAATCAGCTGAAACTTGTTGGTTCTCAACTTCAAATTCTTTTGCTGACATTTATTGATTTTTATGTACTTCCTCTGTTTCAAAATAAGTGTCCAGAAACAGAAGATGCACacatataaataaatgtaattaatatcgttaactttttaaaacatatCATTTGTTTCCCTATTTTACCCTTTATATTGTACTTTTATCTCTCCCCATTTATTCTTCTCATAGGGGCAATCTATgtaaacatcaattaatgcttcaTTAGAATTCTAAGTGGACAATTATAGTGAaacaaactttttctctctaagtggacagttattaTGAAACAGATGGAGTAACTTTGTCATCGAAAGATAATATAGTAACTACCAATTAGTGCTTCGTCTAGGTTTTAGCTCTTGgttactctttttccttactaggttttCTCAAGggagtttttcctagtaagattTTAATGAGACTTGAGTGGTCTATGGGAGTGGTGTTGAAGTTTTTGGGGATTAATTGACTTGACGGTGTTTTGTTGCCGCTACGGTTTGACTGAAAGGGGTAGCGGGGTCCTTTTGGTGCAGATTTTCCATCCGGTTGTGTGGAAGTATACACATTTCAATGTTTTCTGGTGCTTGCTTTTGGTGATTCTACTTGCGGACAGATCTGATCTGGCTTGGTGGTGGAGTGGTAGAATTTGGCATTTGTCTTTCTTGGTTTATTTGTAACTTTTCTTAGTGGTTTTTTccgattttagaaatttatcctctttttccttcactaggttttcccGAATGAGTTTTTTCTAATAAGGGTTTAATGAGGTTTTTTTCTAAAATCCTTCCTCCAAGAAGTGATGGGATAATGTTACCATCTCACTCTTTCCTTCTTTATATCTctattgtattgggttgaattacccttatacttcatttcaatatatattcgtgcttataaaaaaataggcTTGGTTCTAAAGTCTTTTCCCTTTTTGTGAAGAAAATGTGTCTCGAGATATGTTATTGGTTTTATACTTTTCTATTGGTAACCAAACTGAATAAGTCAATCCGAGAATATGCCATAATGCCATCAGCCCAACTTATTTCCCATTTGttttagagattaatttctatgcaccgacagtgtaaaagattttacaccatcattcaatcacaaccttccatttcctatttttagatattcttaaattcaaaattaattgtgagctaacaaaatggaagaatgtgattgaatgatggtgtaaaacttatttacaccgtcggtgcatagaaattaatctcatctcttttttttatacataacTTTAGTTCCCATATAAAAGTCTATAGCAATAAAATTACAAACAGAAAAATTTTCCCTAGGAGTATGAGGTCTACTAAAATAACCATCATATCTAAATTATAACTACTTCCATAAAATTTGGGGAATTGTTATTTAgaccccccctccccccccaAAATCTATTCAGACCGAAGGAAATTTGTGAAATCCGAAATTACCTCTTTTGAACGCACCCTCAAATTGCGTCTCTGTCGCTCTTTAAGCCTCGTATCAGTGACGCTTCTGGAGCGTGCGTCATTGACGCATCTTGAGAGTGCGATTAGAACGCACCGGTCATTGACCATAACTCAACAACCGGTAAAAGCCATTAATTGCATCTGTTAATTCCTATGTTTTTCATTACAACCTATGCTAGTCGAGCACTATAAATAGGgtctcttccttcttcattttcacacaattctctctcttcttcctcttataCTCTTTCTTTTTCATACCTCTTATGGTTTAGAGTTGTCAATGGTTGGGGTGATGCAGATATTATCCCCTGCATTTGCAAGTTTGTGTACTTTGAGAGTGATATTTCAAATTCAGAGTGCCAAACTTGCTAATGTAGGGGTGACCATCCTTGGTTATTCAAAGTACCCAAACTTTCTAAATAGAATGAGACCATGCTCATGTAGAGAATGCTATCTGGAGTCTGTTTGTGATGATGGAAACATCTAGGCTCAGTTGGCTGCACTGCTAAATTCCCCAACATGGCAGAAGAGGAGCCGGACCGGAAGAAAGAGAAGGAGCAGAAGACAAGGAAGACGAccggaagaagaggaagattggaATCTTCCTGATTGTATCCCATAggggtcattgtacttgtatgTTAGGAAATTTTCAAGTACTAAGTTTAGGCCTTAGGTTTAGTggtcattgtacttgtatgTTAGGAAATTTTCATGTATCATGTATCATCAAACACCATTAATAATAAATATGTTTTGTATCATGTCGCATTTCTTCATgtttatgtttctgtttctgtttctgctCCTGTTACTGTTTCTGTTTCTAAAAACTCGCACCTTAAGGGCGCGTCTACACCGCATGATCAATAAGTGACAGGGACGCATGTCTTATGTGCGTGACACTACAAGTCTTGTCATTCAAAAAGCTGAAATCACTACAAGTTTATGGAATCCTAAAATAAGTTGCACGTCCAACGTGCGTCTCAGACGCACTATGTATGTGCGCCTCAGACGCATGTTGAATGAGTGAGAGTTATGTCGCACGTTCAACGTGCGTCTTAGACGCACATCCAATGTGCGTCTTAGACGCACCTCCAACGTGCATCTAAGACGCACCTGAATGGTGCGGGAAATAAGAAACCTACAACAGTAACTTGGCAGAGCAAAACATAAACCAGAACAGAAGAAAATAGAAACATTGCAGAATTAAACACATCCTAATTAACATACCATAGGTCATGTAGAACACACCATAACATAGGTACTTAAAATTCAAGCTACATGGCTAATTGGTCTTAAACACAAACTAAGTTACAACTACTTGTACTTATATTACATTCATCCTGAAATCAATCCTAGGTCTCTACTCCTAACTACTCTTGGAGGTAGAGATATCAGAcacttttcctttcttcttcttgttagGGCCACCTCCACCATGAATTGCATCTCCACTGCCActgccatcatcatcatcagcccTTTGCTCCAAACTCTGCAGTATGATAGCCCGCATACGCTGGTTTGAATTGAGGATCCACTCTGGCGTCTCACTGGGGCCTACTGTGATAGCACTCAACTCGTTTAATTGCTCGAGAACACCCTAAAGACCCAGCCATCACTTAAGAAACAAGAGcacatatataataataaacAAGCAAGCAAGCAGTCACCACTACAATCAGAAGCAGAAGAGGAACATCAAAGGAGAAACGGGAAGCAACGAAGAGACCAAATCAACACCTACCATCTCTGTCAGCCTAATCCACCACCCACATTATCAATTGCCACCCAAGCCCAAACCAGTAGCAACCATAGATCAAAGTCACAACTTGTTTTTGACAGTACCCCATCTATGACATGGCATCTAATTGAAGATCAACATCCAAATTACATTACGGAGCATGCTTTGACAAGTTAAAACATTCAGGTAGGATCATAAAGAACATGGTTCAagcatttgaaaatattttctgttGCAAAAGGTTACCGGACTTAAGCACATATGGTGGTCCATTGAAGTCCTCCGGTGGAGCAAAtataaaaaagtaagagaggTTTTTTTTTAGGCTACAGGTATGAAAGCTTTCTTTTCCTCTAAAGCAAAGAACTATCATTCATAAAAAACAGAGGATAAAAAATGTTATTCAGAAGGCATTTATATTCCTATTAAATTTGAACGAAAAACCAGAGCTGTATAAGTGTTCTTAGCATACCATTGTTATGTTTCCATTCATTAAGAAGAGCAATGCAGTATGTCTCAAAGGAGCTTAAAATTGcctcttaatattttttttttagtgcAAATAACATTCTTCAATGTATCAACTCAAACTTCAGTAGTCTCAGCAACAGCATAAAACGATATCAAATCGGCCAAGCTACACCATACAGTCACAACAACAATATCAAATCAGCCAATCTTCTCCTCTAACTCTAACGAAGACATCCTATAAGATTTCCTTTTTTGTTGTCTTGGTACCTAACAATCACAACTCAAGTTAAAGCCACAACCCATAATATCAAACTAAAACAGTACAAGTAAAGGCCAGGTAAATATCAAGAGACATTACCATACCACGAGTGAGACACAAAACAGAGCCTTAAAACAATTTTACCATTGAAGAAACAAAAAGCACAAATGTAATAACAAACAAGCAAGCAAGCAGCCACCACTATAATGAGACGCAGCAAAGGAACATCAAAGGAGAAACGGGAAGCAATGAAGTGACCAAACTAACACCTACCATCTCTGTCAGCCAAATCCACCACCCACACTATCAATAGCCACCCAAGCCTAAACTAGTAGCAGCCATAGATCAAAGTCACAACTTGCTTTTGACAGTATCTCATCTATGACATGACGTCTAATTGAAGATCAACATCCAAATTACATTACGGAGCATGCTTTGAAAAGTTAAAATATTCAGGTAGGATCATAAAGAACATGTTTCAGACATTTGAAAACCTTTTCTGTTGCAAAGGTTATCCCCCAcccccaaaaaagaaaaagaaactaaaaacaCTCCAAATTTCTTATATCTAAATTAACTTTGCATGAAGACAGGGTCATGTCATTAAGAATGAAACTACTATCATGACCATCAAATGATTTTATCACTCATACAAATCAGGTAAAAGGTCTTGCTCTGGACCAATCAAAACTTTTTCTTGCATGAGAGAACATAACCATGAATATAAATACTGCTCTAAAAAATGAATCACACTATCTCTTGGGTCAAATTTTATTGTTATATCACCTTATTTCATTACCCTTGTAGatcaaaataatttattgaTCCTATCACAATGAATAGTTACCCAAGATGCTCCTAGATTAACTTTCCCTACCAACTTTCCAATTTCATATCCTATACATCACTTACTTTCTTCATCCAATATATGTGGTGGTAtagtttataaaaaaacaaGCAGCTTATTTAGTTGAACTCCTCTTACATGTTATAAGCAACAAGATACATCTTATCACAAAAAGAGACATGTAAGATTATAGTAGAAGTGTCAAATGTGGTCAATTGTGAAATATTCATCATTCATTGAAACTCTGTCAATTTCAAGGCCCAGCTTCAAGCTTAAAGTAAATGCTAGAAGTAAAATAAATGCACAAAAAATGTGCCCAGAAAGGAGAGAATAGCAGTTGTATGTATCAATATGAAACTATGCATTTGAAATCACATAAGAGGCACTATGACTAAGTTAAAGAGTAAAACCTTAGATGGTCTCTCTtgcaaatgaagaagaaaaaaactatTATAATGTCCTGACATAAAAAAGTTCTATCAGAACACAAGATTCATATTTACTCAAAACCTCTACACCTACACAATTTAACAGGGGCTTCTATAATCAactcaaagaagaagaaaaacactGAAATCGAATAGAGCATAATAGAATATTAAACGGTTCAGGTCAATAATCAAATCTAAGAGCTAACCGGAATGATGTTTGGCATGTGCCCTAGTTTTGGAACAAGCTCTTACCTATTCAATATACCAAATCTCTCATTTATAATGCGAATAAACTCATCCGCCCTAACTTTCTCTCCTTTATCTAGTAGGGTGCGATTAATAATATCGAATGTTATAGCATCGAGAAGGCAATCCCTGACTTCCATTTCTGAAAATAATCCCAATGCTTCGTCGAGCAAATCCTTTTTACAAAAGGCATGGATCATGGTATTGTATGAAGGAACAGTTAGAGGATACCCTTTGGTTTGAAGCATCTGAAATATTTCTATTGCATCCACGAATCTACCAGATTTGGTCATTCTGTCCATAAGCACATTATACGCATCAACATCAAGCAGAACACCTTAGTCTTTCATTGCATTAATTAGAGCGAGAGACTTGTCAATAATATTCGTTTTGCATAAAAGCATGCACTAAGGAAGTGTAGGAGATCAAATCTGGGGGTTGACAAGTAAAATACATCTCATCAATTATATTGTAAGCGTAGGAGATCCGGCCTGACTTGCATAAACCATCAACAAGAGTGTTGTAGATTATACGTTTTGGAATAATGTTATTAAAAGGAATTTGGTATAAGAGATGCAATGCATCATTGACCTTTTGAATCTTACAGTACCCATGGATAATGATACTATAGCTCCGTACATTTGGAGTGACTAATCTTTGAGGCAAAGTGTCAAATATATACCTAGCCTTGCTTACTCCATTCACCAAGCAATGTCCATCCATTAGATAATTGTAAACCACAATTGTTGGTTTCATTAACTTCAGGATGAAGGAAAACATATTCCTTCCGAATTCGACATTTCCCTCCTTCCTTAATGCATCAACCAATATGCCTATTAAATTTGAACAAAAAACCAGAGTTGTATAAGTGTTCTTAGCATACCATTGTTATTTTTCCATTCATTAAGAAGAGCAATGCAGTATGTCTTAAAGGAGCTTAAAATTGcctcttaatatttttttttagtgcAAAGAACATTCTTCAATGTACCAACTCAAACTCCAGTAGTTTCAGCAACAGCATTAAACGATATCAAATCGGCCAAGCTACACCATACAGTCACAACAACAATATCAAATCGGCCAATCTTCTCCTCTAACTCTAACGAAGACATCTTGTAAGATTTCATTTTCTGTTGTCTTGGTACCTAACAATCACAACTCAAGTTAAAGCTACAACCCATAATATCAAACTAAAACAGTACAAGTAAAGGCCAGGTAAATATAAAGCGACATTACCATACCACGAGTGAGACACAAAACAGAGCCTTAAAACAATTTTACCATAGAAGAAACAAGAGAACAAATGTAATAACAAACAAGCAAAGCAAGTAGCCACCATTATAATCAGAAGCAGCAGAGGAACATCAAAGGAGAAACGGGAAGCAATGAAGTGACCAAACTAACACCTACAATCTCTGTCAGCCAAATCCACCACCCACACTATCAATAGCCACCCAAGCCTAAACTAGTAGCAGCCATAGATCAAAGTCACAACTTGCTTTTGACAGTACCTCATATATGACATGACATCTAATTGAAGATCAACATCCAAATTACATTACAGAGCATGCTTTGAAAAGTTAAAGTATTCATGTAGGATTATAAAGAACATTTCTCAATGacattcatcttaatactatcACGATCACTCCCATAAGACTTTTCATTCCCAACTCCAGTAAGAATTCCAAGAACATCTGAATAGTGAAAGATTAGCACAACACAGTAGGCCTAACATTATGCAGTTAATACAACAGACAAATGGCAAAGAAAAATCTCAAACATACCCACTAAATAATTGACATCAATAGCGTGATTCAAAATGGAACGGACATGAACAAATAAgaaaggactaaaattgatagGGTTCTGGTTCATGGGATGAACTTCAGTGTTGTAGAGAAAATTAACTTTGTACTGGTACTTTGTAGTCTTATAGTCATCACTATTAACCACAGGAGCCAAGAAAGACATGGAGTAAACACCACCTTCCTTAATCAAATGTTGGAACTTATAGACCAAAGTCTTCCGAATCGTAGCGTGAATCTTAGCTCCATGTAAACAGTAACACAAAGATCCTCTTAGATACATCAATGAGAAAGATGatacaaaataataatattgaatcaaaaaaaaaaataacaacctTCGAAACCATAAGAACTAGCTCAATAGCATGGGGGATCTTACAACCATTGAAACGCCTTGTAGACCATAAACGAACAACTTTAACCAATATCTTCCATGAAACTTTAGAACTATCAATGTTAGCAAGATCATTGAACACAGAAGCCATAACAAACACTAAATAACCTCAGATAACCTTTAAGATGCAAACGAAGATGACTGATGAGAAGAACCACTCAATACAACAATTTATAGCCAAGATGACAGACGGATTCAAAACAACATTACAAAAGaactttcaaattcaaaatcaacCAAAATAAGGAGGGAAAACGAAAAAGATAGTTGGTGAAAACCAATGGTAAACTGGTAGCAAAGGAGTAAGTCATCACCAACTGAAAAAATGCATGCAGAAGTCCAAGCTATAGACAGAGTGCAgacagaaaaaaataaataagaagaacCAAGAACGTATGACACTTACTAATAAAAAATGCATGTAAAGTGAATAACGTCAAAAACATAGAGGACCAAGAGAATTGTCGGGTGCAGAAAAGCAGAATAAAGATCGGTTGCAACATATGGTCTAGTAACAATAACACGTGACCTCAAGACCATTGCTCTTGAAACCAATATAGATTGAATAAAATATAGCGGAAATTTGAGAGTATGCCACATAAGCTCGTCTTCCGTGGATCTTCCGTGGACAGGCTCAAAAACAGACACGTCTACAATGGCTTCTCTCAGCGTTTCCCGTATTGTATCTTATAGAGATGTCAAGGAGAAAGTTGAGTCACTCATTCCACTTGAACTTTTAAAGTATTATGGCAGAGTGGGGCCCACTTAATTTTTAATACACCTGGATGACACATGAGAGGTACATGGTTCAATTTAGGGTTCACAAAATTcccaaaatcaaatcttctgcCTCTTTCACACTCTCGCTCACTTCTCTCAAACGCTCTCGTTCGTCCTCCTTCTTTTGCGTTCGTTTCTATTCCTTTTGTGTGCCACTGTTTCCTTCCTCCATCTTCAGTTCTCTATGTGACTAAAAAAGGAACTTATTCTAGGCGTCTTGGATTGGAGGCTAAGATCCCCTCCTCCCCCCCCCATTTTGCTTCCTCAATTTCTTTGCTTGCAAGTTAGTTTCAACTGGAACTTTTGCGTTAGTTGAAGATGTTCATCCAGACACTCATTTGATATCAGCTCTCGTCGAACGGTAGGGGGAGACTCACGCGTTCTACATGTCGTTTGGTGAATGCACCATCACTCTCCAAGATGTTGCATTACATCTTGGCCTGAAGATTGATGGAGAACTTGTCAACGAGGCAACGTCTTATAAATGGTATGCCGTCGTACAACACTTGTTGATAGTGGCTCCACCAGTCAATGTTATTAAATGGGGTTTATTGAGAATGAACTGGTTAAATCCTAACTTTAATAATGTAGAAGCATTGGCTCATTTGGCACGAGCATATATCATGTGCAAGATTGGAGGTTGCTTGTTAGGTGACCACACTGATTGTCATATTACGTTGAGATATCTTCCCCATCTAGAAGAACTTGAGGAGTCTGGAACATACAGTTGGGGTTCAATAGTACTTGCCAATTTATATTGGAAAATGTGCAAGGCAATCAACAGCACCCGCATATAGATCGGCGGTTGTGTACAAGTGATCGATCCAATTCTAGGCTTGGGCTAGAATTCCTGGAATTGGCCCACAAGTTGTCTTGCCTATCATTCCCGGACACCCTATTCAAGCTTGGTATGAACATAATTACTACTTAAAATTTGAAGACTTGTGTCATTTACATGAATCTTACGTGTACactttattcttttattttccgTTGGTGGAATGGACAGGCTGAATGGAAAAAGTAAATGATACCTTGGTACCAGCGCAAATTAGAAATATTTAGTACTGAAGAAGTGGGTTAATATCATTagagtaatattttttttattgacaaATGTTAGTGATTAGTTATTACTAAGTTAGAAAATCTCTTCAAATTTTCCtatcaggattcgaaccctggaccttcccctccctaACTCTTAACTCTTATGTCAACTAGCTCTTATCATTAGAGTAATACTAATATAAAAGACGTTTATCAACTTAACCTCCTTGTTCTGGTTTCATCTACCGTGCGTCAGTTTTAAACTGACGCAAACTGACGCACGGTACCTCAGTTTTTTCCTGGCCGTCAGATCGCaattaaaatgatccaatgGTTAGGGTGTGTTACCTGTTAATGGACATAGGAGGATTAAGGCAATTGTGAAAAATTGCAATCTGAGACCTCAAAATACAAAAGCTAAAGTCTGATTAGGTCCCTTCCCTTTCCCTTTCTCTATGGTGTCAGAGTTCGTTCCCTAACCTCAAACATTTGATGGAAGAATTAGTACCCAATCTTTGTTCAATCCTCCATCCCTCTCAACCACCaaacccaccaccaccttcaccttctcccTCACCTCCAAAcccaaaatacccattttcctccaccccaacaaccaccaccacccaaaATGCCTCCACACCTTTCTTCCCCACATACCCATCTCCACCACCACATCCTTCTCCCTCTTCCTTCGCCTCCTTCCCCGCCAACATCTCCTCCCTCATCCTCCCTCAAACCTCCAAACCCAAATCCTCCCACAAGCTCCTCGGCGTCGCCATTGCCGTCGTCTCCTGCGCCATCGCCGTCGTCGCCGTCTCCGCCTTCGTCTACTGCCGACGCCGCCGCAAAAACTACAACGCCGACGAGAAGACTCTCAGATCCGACAGCAGCATCCGCCTCTTCCCCCGTGAAGCTCCCGGAACCGCCGGCAGCCGCAAGACGAGAAACGTCTCTTCCACGAGCTCAGATTTTCTCTACCTCGGCACCATTGTCAACTCCCGCGCTCAACATTTAGGGAGGAGGGATTGAACTGAAATAATGTGATATTATGACCGGTCAACCAACTTAGGCAACCTACGTTTCCAGGTAAAATCAAACTGAGGTACCGTGTGTCAGTTTtaaactgacacacggtagaTGCAGCCCcttgttgttcttcttcttgtatGCACAGTTTGTGTGGATGATAGGCTTctccagaatttttttttttttataggcggCTTCTCCAGATGATACCCGAACAATATCTGCAAAATAGCCATTTGTGGAGATCTATAACACCAATGATATCCTTCCACATTGTTGAGTGGCATCAACCCGAACATAATTTAAGAAGTATTTTGAACAATTATTACATTAAAGTGGGATGTTAAATtgcttggaatttttttttaattgatgagGTGCCAGATTTTGCACCTGACCCAAAGCACAGATTGACTACAATAGAGGGCAAGTACAATTAAGCCAAAACAAAAAAGTCAATTTATTAAAATCTGGaaaaaacttgatttttttattaaatagatGGGATTTCGGatttaattcaaaatattatGAGATCCAATCCAAATAAAATTACCCACAtttacatatttaaaaaattattatacaaCTTATCTTTGTTTACGAAAAAATTATTtggataaaattatttttgtagtAAATATTTGAATGAAAGTATATTTATGTGACAGAGAACCATACGCagatatattatattatacaatttttttaaaaagagttgaagtaaaataaaattatagagCCAAACCTAATTGTCAATGTTTCTTGGTTTTCATGACAATTTCGTCTCtcacttaacgtgatctcagagcttcgagggattagtctcatggttACGGGATGTGGGATAACttgggaaaaaaaatattaaggaaaccgtaaaaaaaaatcttatggCAACAACCATCAATAGAATTAAGATAACTCCTAGGAGAAACCTGTTAGGGAATTACAAACAGATGATCATCTTCCATACTACAGGGAAACCACAGTGTTAGTCTTTGTGGCACAATAAAATgcc from Lotus japonicus ecotype B-129 chromosome 2, LjGifu_v1.2 includes:
- the LOC130736620 gene encoding uncharacterized protein LOC130736620 is translated as MASVFNDLANIDSSKVSWKILVKVVRLWSTRRFNGCKIPHAIELVLMVSKEGGVYSMSFLAPVVNSDDYKTTKYQYKVNFLYNTEVHPMNQNPINFSPFLFVHVRSILNHAIDVNYLVDVLGILTGVGNEKSYGSDRDSIKMNVIEKCSVLCLTRGMVPRQQKMKSYKMSSLELEEKIGRFDIVVVTVWCSLADLISFNAVAETTGV
- the LOC130736621 gene encoding protein MAIN-LIKE 2-like, yielding MSFGECTITLQDVALHLGLKIDGELVNEATSYKWYAVVQHLLIVAPPVNVIKWGLLRMNWLNPNFNNVEALAHLARAYIMCKIGGCLLGDHTDCHITLRYLPHLEELEESGTYSWGSIVLANLYWKMCKAINSTRI